A window from Litorilinea aerophila encodes these proteins:
- a CDS encoding amidohydrolase family protein encodes MATAADSPAIAAEVATDSTAAERIPIIDCDVHHQFDDVSVLFPYLPRHYVEYIQDFGTMMPGLGYTNMPGHGARHDLWVDADVNPATVPEVCIEKHLDRYQIDIAILTGGPYAAAVHPDVDYAAAYCRAFNDWTLDHWVSKDPRFRASIHIAPTDPEQAVAEIERLAPRPEFVQVMMPAGARLPFGNRFYHPIYAACERHGLPLCVHFGAEGAGIAAPPTAAGYPSYYLEMRMARPQIAMAHTVSLICEGVFEKFPDFHFLFIEHDFFWVPGLMWHMDGDWKSVRDYTPWVKKLPSEYLREHIRFGSQPMPNTPTRDDLARLLDWIWADETLVFASDYPHWDWDEPSTFLAGFPRELRRAVMYENARQLYHL; translated from the coding sequence ATGGCTACAGCAGCCGACTCCCCCGCCATCGCGGCGGAAGTTGCCACCGATTCCACGGCGGCAGAGCGTATCCCCATCATCGACTGTGATGTCCACCATCAGTTTGACGACGTGTCAGTGCTCTTCCCCTACCTCCCCCGCCATTATGTGGAATACATCCAGGACTTCGGCACCATGATGCCCGGCCTGGGCTACACCAACATGCCCGGCCACGGTGCCCGCCACGACCTCTGGGTAGACGCCGACGTCAACCCGGCCACCGTGCCGGAGGTCTGCATCGAAAAACATCTGGACCGCTACCAGATCGACATCGCCATCCTTACCGGCGGCCCCTACGCCGCCGCCGTCCATCCGGACGTGGACTACGCCGCGGCCTACTGTCGGGCCTTCAACGATTGGACCCTGGATCACTGGGTCTCCAAGGATCCCCGCTTCCGGGCCTCCATCCACATCGCACCCACGGACCCGGAGCAGGCGGTGGCCGAGATCGAGCGGCTGGCACCCAGGCCGGAGTTCGTCCAGGTGATGATGCCTGCCGGCGCGCGCCTCCCCTTTGGCAACCGCTTCTACCATCCCATCTACGCGGCGTGTGAACGCCATGGACTACCCCTGTGCGTCCACTTCGGGGCGGAGGGGGCCGGCATCGCCGCACCACCCACCGCCGCCGGCTACCCATCCTACTACCTGGAGATGCGCATGGCCCGCCCCCAGATCGCCATGGCCCACACCGTCAGCCTCATCTGCGAAGGGGTCTTCGAGAAGTTTCCCGACTTTCACTTCCTCTTCATCGAGCATGACTTTTTCTGGGTGCCCGGGCTCATGTGGCACATGGACGGGGACTGGAAGAGCGTGCGGGACTACACGCCCTGGGTGAAGAAGTTGCCCAGCGAATACCTGCGGGAGCACATCCGCTTCGGCTCCCAGCCCATGCCCAACACACCCACCCGGGACGACCTGGCCCGGCTGTTGGACTGGATATGGGCCGATGAGACCCTGGTTTTCGCCAGCGACTATCCCCACTGGGACTGGGACGAGCCCAGCACCTTCCTGGCCGGCTTCCCCCGGGAGCTGCGCCGGGCCGTGATGTACGAGAATGCCCGCCAGCTCTATCATCTGTGA
- a CDS encoding pyridoxamine 5'-phosphate oxidase family protein, which produces MGKVYPEIDDRLAEWIRGQHIFFVATAALAEDGLVNCSPKGLDTFAILDPHTVAYLDLTGSGIQTVAHLRENGRIVIMFCALEGPPKILRLHGRGTVLEPGDPDFESLRGHFPPYAGVRAIIRVDVTRIADSCGTGVPLYAYQGQREALVRFGEQLGEEGVRAYQRRYNHESLEGLPGLRSAR; this is translated from the coding sequence ATGGGAAAAGTCTATCCCGAGATCGACGACAGGTTGGCCGAATGGATCCGCGGCCAGCACATTTTTTTTGTAGCCACCGCCGCCCTGGCGGAGGACGGCCTGGTGAACTGCTCGCCCAAAGGGCTGGATACCTTCGCCATCCTCGATCCCCACACCGTGGCGTACCTGGACCTGACCGGCAGCGGCATTCAGACCGTGGCCCACCTGCGGGAAAATGGCCGCATCGTCATCATGTTTTGCGCGCTGGAAGGGCCCCCAAAGATCCTGCGCCTCCACGGCCGGGGCACCGTCCTTGAGCCCGGTGACCCGGATTTTGAAAGCCTGCGCGGTCACTTTCCCCCCTATGCCGGCGTGCGCGCCATCATTCGGGTGGATGTGACCCGCATTGCCGATTCGTGTGGTACCGGCGTTCCCCTGTACGCGTACCAGGGGCAACGGGAGGCCCTGGTACGCTTTGGTGAGCAGCTGGGCGAGGAGGGGGTGCGGGCCTACCAGCGCCGCTACAACCACGAGAGCCTGGAAGGATTGCCCGGCCTCCGCAGTGCCCGTTGA
- a CDS encoding NADPH-dependent FMN reductase translates to MEPIQVLAFAGSLRQHSYNRALLRAAVELAPAQMQIHIFDLSPLPLYNADVEAAGTPPAVRTFQRQIAAADALLIATPEYNYSVSGVLKNALDWASRRLSAEELPALNGKPAAILGAGGRFGTVRAQAHLRYILLHNDVKVLNKPELMIPRASQFFDEEGRLVDEELRERLRDLLDALYEWTLLFRHR, encoded by the coding sequence GTGGAACCCATCCAGGTACTCGCCTTTGCCGGCAGTCTGCGCCAACACTCCTACAACCGGGCCCTTCTGCGGGCAGCGGTGGAGCTGGCGCCCGCCCAGATGCAGATCCACATTTTTGACCTGTCCCCGCTCCCTCTCTACAATGCGGATGTGGAGGCCGCGGGAACACCGCCGGCGGTCCGAACGTTCCAACGGCAGATCGCCGCAGCCGACGCCCTGCTCATCGCCACGCCGGAGTACAACTACTCCGTCTCCGGCGTGCTCAAAAACGCGCTGGACTGGGCCTCTCGACGCCTCTCCGCCGAAGAACTGCCGGCCCTGAACGGAAAGCCCGCGGCCATCCTGGGTGCGGGCGGACGCTTCGGCACGGTGCGTGCCCAGGCCCATCTGCGGTACATCCTCCTGCACAACGATGTCAAAGTGCTCAACAAGCCAGAGCTGATGATCCCCCGGGCCAGCCAGTTCTTTGACGAGGAAGGGCGCCTGGTGGATGAAGAGCTGCGCGAGCGGCTCCGGGATCTCCTGGACGCCCTGTACGAGTGGACGCTTCTCTTCCGCCATCGATGA
- a CDS encoding tetratricopeptide repeat protein — MSRFHISLLGPLGLRLDDSTEIHLTAPQSQALLAYLAAPDGRAGYGREQLAELFWPEQPARTGRQNLRQALARLQRALKWPPAPKGDLPPLLQVSRQHIRLHPELAIQTDLEIFLAAVATAQEHDHPEIASCPDCVRRLSHGVNLVQGEFLAGLPSISPPFDAWVMTWRERLNQHLAWALGCLTRHALERGNYDAASLYARRHLALVPLDEEACRRAMIALARLGRPQEAAVCYQALAQALQEAVQAPPSQETTALYRQICGQATGATDSRPPPTVTGLPVQHTPFVGRRQELAALDAWRDRGRPGLLTLYGPGGMGKTRLAVEWAGRAAARFADGVCFISLATVDTPDRVLSAIAAGLGLAFQLAGNEPEGHLRQVLATLRERELLLVLDNFEHLLPARDLLARLLAGTEGVWLLVTSRTTLELAGEEKLEIRGLHRPPPPPHRLHQPPVNPDAYDALQLFGRCARRIQPAFHWHAQTLAAASQICQLVGGLPLAIELAAATVRERDVTALAAELSHNLDILATDMPDVPPRHRSLRAIFASSWAILSHGERRAFTRLAIFPGIIDREAAQAVAGVDEAMLERLAAHSFLRRTRPGRYEIHAILRQYGLEQQTTRPVLRRRTAERFCRYFAERLATHTPDLFSSRIRQARDAVQADLANLRQAWQLCLAHGWPAFLGRYIPGLSRFYTIAGLSHEGEQLFQQAIQQLQTEPARGGHPGLLGQLLTAQAGCALNLGAFDRCIAQAQAAYDLWLAGHRWPGGAAEALLYWGRALWRLGQPAEARQRLEEGLTLAQEHGQRQQEAEIWLALGDIPLLRGEETGAHSAHACFSQALALFQETGDWYGASSALNSLGFRAAVQGDYETAGHYFERALELYRQIDNRLGQSTVLNNLGNLYALRGDYDRANACLQEVVATARSTGNPIGEVNALVNLGTNALDQEDDQRAANLFCQALEIAQQIGYRRGLGAIYNNLSAIALRRGALATARHYAELSLAEAQATDDRYFEWQRLNVLGNLARLQRQWAAAEAYLQAAQTITQALPAAAAQATLSLSWGLLAESRGDLERARTALRAALTQGQDNQEVAVQALLGLSRLALGRGKARIAIQLAQQALEMARTLADGQQVAACLTHLGRAYEAGEEGPAAQAAFEEALSLRRTLQQPHLALEPLAGIARHHLHMGETTAALTCAEEIWAQLQVLPPECTWDPDAIYVTCIQAFRAHEDPRAAYVQDAWKQWRAERAAGKISAARSRG; from the coding sequence GTGAGCCGGTTTCACATCTCCCTGTTGGGCCCCCTGGGGCTCCGACTGGATGACAGCACCGAGATTCATCTGACCGCGCCCCAAAGCCAGGCTTTGTTGGCCTACCTGGCCGCGCCGGACGGGCGGGCAGGCTATGGTCGGGAGCAGCTGGCTGAGCTCTTCTGGCCGGAACAGCCCGCCCGCACCGGCCGCCAAAACCTGCGCCAGGCCCTGGCCCGCCTGCAACGGGCTCTGAAGTGGCCACCCGCACCCAAAGGGGACCTGCCGCCCCTCCTCCAGGTCAGCCGCCAGCACATCCGGCTCCACCCGGAACTGGCCATCCAGACAGACCTGGAGATCTTCCTCGCGGCCGTGGCCACCGCCCAGGAGCATGACCATCCTGAGATAGCTTCCTGTCCCGACTGCGTCCGACGCCTCTCCCATGGAGTCAACCTGGTTCAGGGGGAGTTCCTGGCCGGGCTGCCGTCCATCAGTCCCCCGTTTGACGCCTGGGTCATGACATGGCGCGAGCGGCTGAACCAGCACCTGGCCTGGGCCCTCGGCTGCCTGACACGCCACGCCCTGGAGCGGGGCAACTACGATGCCGCCAGCCTCTACGCCCGGCGGCATCTGGCCCTGGTCCCCCTGGACGAAGAGGCATGTCGTCGGGCCATGATCGCCCTGGCCCGGTTGGGCAGGCCCCAGGAGGCCGCGGTCTGCTATCAGGCCCTGGCCCAGGCGCTCCAGGAGGCGGTGCAGGCGCCGCCATCCCAGGAAACCACGGCCCTCTACCGCCAGATCTGCGGCCAGGCCACCGGCGCAACCGACAGCCGTCCACCCCCCACGGTGACCGGCCTGCCCGTCCAACACACCCCCTTCGTGGGCCGCCGCCAGGAACTGGCTGCGCTGGACGCCTGGCGCGACCGGGGCCGGCCGGGCCTGTTGACCCTGTACGGGCCAGGCGGCATGGGCAAGACCCGCCTGGCAGTAGAGTGGGCCGGCCGGGCCGCGGCCCGCTTTGCCGACGGCGTGTGCTTCATCAGCCTGGCCACGGTGGACACGCCCGACCGGGTCCTCTCGGCCATCGCCGCCGGCCTGGGCCTGGCCTTCCAACTGGCGGGCAACGAACCGGAAGGACACCTCCGCCAGGTTCTGGCCACCCTGCGGGAACGAGAGCTCCTGCTCGTCCTGGACAACTTCGAACATCTCCTGCCCGCCCGGGATCTGCTCGCCCGCCTGCTGGCCGGCACCGAGGGAGTCTGGCTCCTGGTTACCTCCCGCACCACCCTGGAGCTGGCAGGGGAAGAGAAGCTGGAGATCCGGGGGCTCCACCGGCCGCCCCCGCCGCCCCATCGTCTCCACCAGCCCCCGGTCAATCCTGACGCGTACGATGCCCTCCAGCTCTTCGGACGCTGCGCCCGTCGCATTCAGCCGGCCTTCCACTGGCACGCCCAGACCCTGGCTGCCGCCAGCCAGATTTGCCAGTTGGTGGGAGGGCTGCCCCTGGCCATCGAACTGGCCGCAGCCACCGTGCGGGAACGGGATGTGACGGCCCTGGCAGCGGAGCTGTCCCACAACCTGGACATCCTGGCCACCGACATGCCGGACGTCCCCCCGCGCCACCGGAGCCTGCGGGCCATCTTTGCCAGCTCCTGGGCCATCCTTTCCCACGGGGAACGGCGGGCCTTCACCCGGCTGGCCATCTTCCCTGGCATCATCGACCGGGAAGCCGCCCAGGCTGTGGCCGGCGTGGACGAAGCCATGCTGGAGCGCCTGGCTGCACACTCTTTCCTGCGCCGAACCCGGCCAGGGCGCTACGAGATCCACGCCATCCTCCGCCAATACGGCCTGGAACAACAGACAACTCGACCGGTCCTGCGCCGGCGCACGGCGGAACGGTTCTGCCGCTACTTCGCCGAACGCCTGGCCACCCACACCCCCGACCTCTTCAGCAGCCGCATTCGCCAGGCCCGGGATGCCGTCCAGGCCGATCTGGCCAACCTGCGCCAGGCGTGGCAACTCTGCCTGGCCCACGGCTGGCCCGCGTTCCTGGGCCGCTATATCCCCGGTCTGAGCCGTTTCTACACCATCGCCGGGTTGAGCCATGAGGGAGAGCAGCTCTTCCAGCAGGCCATCCAACAGCTTCAGACCGAGCCGGCCCGCGGTGGGCATCCAGGGCTTCTGGGGCAACTGCTCACCGCCCAGGCCGGCTGCGCCCTGAATCTGGGCGCCTTCGACCGGTGCATCGCCCAGGCCCAGGCGGCCTACGACCTGTGGCTGGCCGGGCACCGCTGGCCGGGCGGCGCTGCCGAGGCCCTCCTGTACTGGGGCCGCGCCCTCTGGCGGCTGGGGCAGCCAGCAGAGGCCCGGCAACGGCTGGAAGAGGGCCTGACCCTGGCCCAGGAGCACGGCCAGCGCCAACAGGAAGCCGAAATCTGGCTGGCCCTGGGTGACATTCCCCTGCTGCGGGGCGAGGAGACGGGCGCACACAGTGCCCATGCCTGCTTCAGCCAGGCCCTGGCCCTCTTCCAGGAGACGGGCGACTGGTATGGCGCCAGCTCGGCCCTGAACAGCCTGGGCTTCCGGGCCGCCGTCCAGGGCGACTATGAGACGGCGGGCCATTATTTTGAACGGGCCCTGGAGCTGTACCGGCAGATCGACAACCGCCTGGGGCAGAGCACCGTCCTGAACAACCTGGGCAACCTGTACGCCCTGCGGGGAGATTACGACCGGGCCAATGCCTGCCTGCAGGAGGTGGTTGCCACAGCCCGGTCCACCGGCAACCCCATCGGCGAAGTAAACGCCCTGGTCAACCTGGGCACCAACGCGTTGGATCAGGAAGATGACCAGCGGGCGGCCAACCTTTTCTGCCAGGCCCTGGAGATCGCCCAGCAAATCGGCTATCGTCGGGGCCTGGGGGCCATCTACAACAATCTGAGCGCCATTGCCCTGCGGCGGGGAGCCCTGGCCACCGCCCGCCACTACGCGGAACTCTCCCTGGCGGAAGCCCAGGCGACCGACGACCGCTACTTTGAGTGGCAACGGCTCAACGTCTTGGGAAACCTGGCCCGCCTCCAGAGGCAGTGGGCGGCGGCCGAGGCCTACCTGCAGGCGGCCCAGACCATCACCCAGGCATTGCCGGCCGCCGCGGCCCAGGCGACCCTCTCCCTCTCGTGGGGGCTGCTGGCTGAAAGCCGGGGCGATTTGGAGCGGGCCCGAACTGCCCTGCGGGCCGCCCTGACCCAGGGCCAGGACAATCAGGAGGTGGCCGTCCAGGCGCTCTTGGGACTGTCCCGGCTGGCCCTGGGCCGGGGGAAGGCCAGGATCGCCATCCAACTGGCTCAGCAGGCCCTGGAGATGGCCCGGACCCTGGCCGATGGCCAGCAGGTGGCCGCCTGCCTGACCCATCTGGGCCGGGCCTACGAAGCTGGGGAAGAAGGGCCGGCAGCCCAGGCAGCTTTTGAGGAAGCCCTTTCCCTGCGCCGGACGTTGCAGCAACCCCACCTGGCCCTGGAGCCCCTGGCCGGCATCGCCCGGCACCACCTGCACATGGGGGAGACGACGGCGGCTCTGACCTGCGCCGAGGAGATCTGGGCCCAGCTTCAAGTCCTGCCGCCGGAATGCACCTGGGACCCAGATGCCATCTACGTCACCTGCATCCAGGCCTTCCGCGCCCACGAGGATCCCCGGGCAGCGTACGTCCAGGACGCCTGGAAACAATGGCGAGCAGAGCGGGCGGCGGGGAAGATCTCTGCCGCCAGATCGCGAGGTTAA
- a CDS encoding AfsR/SARP family transcriptional regulator, with amino-acid sequence MTGLQILSLGPFQILDGEEVVETITAPKARALLAYLAARHRQPHSRQELAALLWPDHPEPQARQNLRQILHRLQKSLPPTGDDLLLVRWQTVQLNAQAAALVDVATFTDELAAVHNHGHDDPARCAPCCRRLAAVISLYRGDFLADLDAESPAFDDWVQLERSWLRGQAQWALDVLVRHARSEGDFESVAALARQLLAIDPLLEEAHRQLMEALAHLGQRAQALAHFSNARRLFQEELGMEPGAETFALVEAIRADAIGRGAASASTGPAPELTGLGNQLPLSRTPFVGRARELGQAEEWLADPHCHLVTLVGTDGVGKSRLALQLARRRALAYPHGVRCVSLAGVTTPAMFRYALAAALPLPGAPLEARADGQRLLAHLQAHRMLLILDQYQAPWPGLELVVELLQTAPGLQFLITAPQPLKLRAEWLVDVQGLPGGAPVSGERRHLFFQLLAASQERGSPGAQADRLAEQVGELCQGNPLAMELAAGAAFRLSLPQLQDELVRWRKVHPADPVAAAFECAWASLDGERRRRLMALAVFPGGFTPAAASTVAQARPEDLRLLVKTMLAHPVGRMLPSGPLRLAFHDRVWRLLAEKLAAHPEAWEQAHRRLCRFLTRQMSLLGGVLSSGAPGKAPASLAAEWLNLCHARDWAHRHWPDGPASPLLDQLSWLPRND; translated from the coding sequence ATGACAGGCCTCCAAATCCTCAGCCTGGGGCCGTTCCAGATTTTGGATGGAGAGGAAGTGGTGGAGACCATCACCGCGCCCAAAGCCCGGGCCCTGCTGGCCTACCTGGCGGCCCGGCACCGCCAGCCCCACTCCCGGCAGGAGCTGGCCGCGCTCCTCTGGCCTGACCACCCGGAGCCCCAGGCCCGGCAGAACCTCCGCCAGATCCTCCACCGACTGCAGAAGTCCCTCCCCCCCACCGGAGATGACCTGCTCCTCGTGCGGTGGCAGACGGTCCAGCTCAACGCCCAGGCAGCGGCGCTGGTGGACGTGGCGACCTTCACCGACGAGCTGGCCGCCGTCCACAACCATGGCCATGACGACCCGGCCCGGTGTGCCCCCTGTTGCCGGCGCCTGGCTGCGGTGATCAGCCTGTACCGGGGGGACTTTTTGGCCGACCTGGATGCAGAGAGCCCGGCCTTTGACGACTGGGTGCAACTGGAGCGTTCCTGGCTGCGCGGCCAGGCCCAATGGGCACTGGACGTGCTGGTGCGCCATGCCCGGTCAGAAGGGGACTTTGAATCCGTCGCGGCCCTGGCCCGTCAGCTGCTGGCCATCGACCCCCTGCTGGAGGAGGCCCACCGCCAGCTCATGGAAGCCCTGGCCCATCTGGGGCAGCGGGCCCAGGCCCTGGCCCACTTCAGCAACGCACGCCGCCTGTTCCAGGAAGAGCTGGGGATGGAGCCCGGTGCGGAGACCTTTGCCCTGGTGGAGGCCATCCGGGCGGATGCCATCGGCCGGGGGGCGGCGTCGGCCTCTACCGGCCCGGCACCCGAACTCACCGGGCTGGGGAATCAGCTTCCCCTGTCCCGCACTCCATTTGTGGGCCGTGCCAGGGAGCTGGGCCAGGCGGAGGAGTGGCTGGCCGATCCCCACTGCCACCTGGTAACCCTGGTAGGCACAGATGGGGTCGGGAAGTCCAGGCTGGCGCTGCAACTGGCCCGCCGACGGGCACTGGCCTACCCCCACGGTGTCCGCTGCGTGTCCCTGGCCGGGGTCACGACGCCGGCCATGTTCCGCTACGCCCTGGCGGCAGCCCTGCCGTTGCCCGGTGCTCCCCTGGAAGCCCGGGCAGACGGGCAGCGACTCCTGGCCCATCTCCAGGCCCATCGCATGCTCCTGATCCTGGACCAGTACCAGGCGCCCTGGCCTGGCCTGGAGCTGGTGGTGGAGCTGCTCCAGACGGCTCCGGGGCTCCAGTTCCTGATCACCGCGCCCCAGCCCTTGAAGCTCCGGGCCGAATGGCTGGTGGATGTCCAGGGGTTGCCTGGCGGCGCCCCCGTGTCCGGCGAGCGCCGGCACCTCTTCTTCCAGCTGCTGGCAGCCAGCCAGGAGCGTGGCTCCCCTGGTGCCCAGGCAGATCGGCTGGCGGAGCAGGTGGGCGAGCTCTGTCAGGGCAATCCCCTGGCCATGGAGCTGGCCGCCGGAGCCGCCTTCCGGCTGTCCCTGCCCCAACTCCAGGACGAACTGGTCCGCTGGCGGAAGGTGCACCCGGCCGATCCCGTGGCGGCGGCCTTTGAATGTGCCTGGGCCAGCCTGGATGGGGAGCGACGGCGACGGCTGATGGCCCTGGCCGTCTTTCCGGGGGGCTTTACGCCGGCCGCGGCCTCGACCGTGGCCCAGGCCAGGCCCGAGGATCTGCGCCTCCTGGTGAAGACGATGCTGGCTCACCCCGTAGGCCGCATGCTCCCGAGCGGCCCACTCCGCCTGGCCTTCCATGATCGGGTATGGCGTCTCCTGGCAGAAAAGCTGGCCGCCCATCCAGAGGCCTGGGAGCAGGCCCATCGACGCCTGTGCCGCTTCTTGACCCGGCAGATGAGCCTTTTGGGCGGCGTCCTCTCCTCCGGGGCACCCGGCAAGGCTCCGGCGTCCCTGGCCGCCGAATGGCTCAACCTCTGCCATGCCCGGGATTGGGCCCATCGCCACTGGCCGGACGGGCCGGCCAGCCCTCTCCTGGATCAGCTCTCCTGGCTGCCGCGCAACGATTAA